In one window of Scyliorhinus canicula chromosome 17, sScyCan1.1, whole genome shotgun sequence DNA:
- the LOC119951370 gene encoding oocyte zinc finger protein XlCOF6-like yields MEKPWKCEDCGMGFTAPCELARHQRSHTGERPFTCSQCEKGFTDIGNLRRHERVHTGERLFTCSDCGKGFTQLSSLQGHQRVHTGERPFICSDCGKGFTQSSNLQSHKRVHTGERPFTCSQCEKGFTDISSLRKHERVHTGERPFTCSECEKGFTDIGNLRKHERVHTGERPFTCSQCEKRFTDIGNLRRHKRVHTGERPFTCSQCEKRFTDIGNLQRHQRVHTGERPFSCTVCDKGFTQLHHLQRHQRVHTG; encoded by the coding sequence atggagaaaccatggaaatgtgaggattgtgggatgggattcacagCCCCGTGCGAGCTGGCAaggcatcaacgcagtcacactggagagaggcctttcacctgctctcagtgtgaaaagggattcactgacattggcaacctgcggagacacgaacgagttcatactggggagaggctgttcacctgctctgactgtgggaagggattcactcagttatccagcctgcagggacaccagagagttcacactggggagaggccgttcatctgctctgactgtgggaagggattcactcagtcatccaacctgcagagccacaagagagttcacactggagagaggccattcacctgctctcagtgtgaaaagggattcactgacattAGCAGCCTGCGGAAAcacgaacgagttcacactggggagaggcctttcacctgctccgagtgtgaaaagggattcactgacattGGCAACCTGCGGAAACACGaacgagttcatactggggaaaggcctttcacctgctctcaatgtgaaaAGAGATTCACTGACATTGGCAACTTGCGGAGACAcaaacgagttcacactggagagaggcctttcacatgctctcagtgtgaaaagagattcactgacattggcaacctgcagagacaccagcgagttcacaccggggagaggccattcagctgcactgtgtgtgataagggatttactcagttacaccacctgcagaggcaccagcgagttcataccggGTAG